A portion of the Anabas testudineus chromosome 22, fAnaTes1.2, whole genome shotgun sequence genome contains these proteins:
- the jade1 gene encoding protein Jade-1 isoform X2, with product MPELCNQMAMKRSRHHSSSDDSDNGSNSTCWSQHSSQHRRGTGQKPSEVFRTDLITAMKVHDSYQLNPEDYYVLADPWRQEWEKGVQVPVSPQSIPQPVARVLAEKGKEVMFVRPKKLIRTSGTEALGYVDIRTLAEGMCRYDLNEEDVAWLQIINEEFTETAMPPLDEITMERVMEEFEHRCHENMTHAMETEEGLGIEYDEDVVCDVCQSPDGEDNNEMVFCDKCNICVHQACYGIQKVPKGSWLCRICALGILPKCQLCPKKGGAMKPTRSGTKWVHVSCALWIPEVSIGNPEKMEPITNVSHIPSNRWALICCLCKEKTGACIQCSAKNCRTAFHVTCGLTASLEMNTILTEDDEVKFKSYCPKHSGLEGIESREQDSGGEEEKESARDKKGRRRGRVRGEEYAAASSSSPKLKGRESGNPEGLSSRQQDKRVSLRKVKLQEMEDEFYQFVDVEEVAGHLQLPPEVVDFLYQYWKLKRKANFNQPLLTPKKDEEESLARREQEVLLRRLQLFTHLRQDLERVRNLTYMVTRREKMKRSLWRVQEQIFQHQVRLLDHELLTGDPSTKDLEKLFSLGWLSSQGSQSRSSWSHSGLKNKQGFLKQKKRKSSDGKGFSDSPHTHKKDNLSRTLERESKNSRIKEPGLAEAVSDATIQNSEISPEVQFPKLQQPEVIQETISVKLHKPESRRGTRKEAPGPEQESLPRQKREMDGEQEERRRKRKSDATESFSSQVRNRFGSKHLEKTVSIRLVDIRNSDADDYFLDEAITKRSSVSLDAMSSTKFNKAAVVPDAVAATKANVWLRRTQAHASHRPNGHVGGHLKGWGKFRIPKRNEKEEEKALLRPLTNTPEPSYPRTRLRSGTENDGYASDSKPGDGDVEPCLKRCHSHQLRGDSSLGRRYGSDIIRRGVLAS from the exons ATGCCAGAGCTCTGCAATCAGATGGCGATGAAGAGAAGCAGGCACCACAGCAGCAGCGATGACTCCGACAATGGAA GTAATTCTACCTGCTGGTCTCAGCATTCATCACAGCACAGGAGGGGAACTGGACAGAAACCGTCTGAG GTTTTCAGGACAGACCTGATCACAGCCATGAAGGTGCACGACTCGTACCAGTTAAACCCAGAGGACTACTATGTTCTTGCCGACCCGTGGAGGCAGGAGTGGGAGAAGGGTGTCCAGGTCCCCGTCAGCCCCCAGTCCATCCCACAGCCTGTTGCCAG GGTGTTGGCAGAGAAAGGGAAGGAGGTCATGTTTGTCAGGCCAAAGAAGCTGATCCGAACGTCGGGCACAGAGGCGCTGGGCTACGTGGACATACGGACACTGGCGGAGGGAATGTGTCGCTACGACCTAAACGAGGAGGACGTGGCCTGGCTGCAGATCATCAACGAGGAGTTTACAGAGACGG CCATGCCACCTCTGGACGAGATCACCATGGAGCGAGTGATGGAGGAGTTTGAGCACCGCTGCCACGAAAACATGACCCACGCCATGGAGACGGAGGAGGGTTTGGGCATCGAGTACGACGAGGATGTGGTGTGTGACGTGTGCCAGTCGCCCGACGGCGAAGACAACAACGAGATGGTGTTCTGTGACAAGTGCAACATCTGCGTTCaccag GCGTGTTACGGCATCCAGAAAGTCCCAAAGGGCAGCTGGCTGTGCCGAATCTGCGCCCTGGGCATCCTGCCAAAGTGCCAGTTATGTCCCAAGAAGGGGGGAGCCATGAAGCCGACCCGTAGTGGAACCAAGTGGGTCCACGTCAGCTGTGCCTTGTGGATTCCAGAG GTGAGCATCGGGAATCCAGAGAAGATGGAGCCAATCACCAATGTGTCCCACATCCCCAGTAACAGATGGGCCCTGATCTGCTGCCTGTGCAAAGAGAAGACTGGAGCGTGTATACAG tgctcAGCGAAAAACTGCCGAACTGCCTTCCACGTGACGTGCGGCCTCACCGCCAGCCTTGAAATGAACACCATCCTCACCGAGGATGACGAGGTCAAGTTCAAGTCCTACTGCCCCAAACACTCTGGGCTCGAGGGCATCGAGTCCAGGGAACAAGACtcaggaggtgaagaggagaaagagagcgCCAGGGACAAGAAGGGCAGGAGGAGAGGCAGGGTGAGAGGGGAGGAATACGCTGCCGCCTCTTCTTCGTCTCCTAAGCTCAAAGGCAGGGAGTCGGGTAATCCAGAGGGGCTCAGCAGCCGCCAGCAGGACAAGAGAGTCAGTCTCCGCAAGGTGAAGCTGCAGGAGATGGAGGACGAGTTCTACCAGTTTGTCGACGTAGAGGAGGTGGCCGGTCACCTGCAGCTGCCGCCGGAGGTGGTGGACTTCCTCTACCAGTACTGGAAACTGAAACGCAAAGCCAACTTCAACCAGCCGCTCCTCACGCCCAAGAAGGACGAGGAGGAGAGCCTGGCTCGTCGAGAGCAGGAGGTGCTGCTGCGACGCCTGCAGCTCTTCACGCACCTACGCCAGGACCTGGAGAGG GTTCGTAATCTGACCTACATGGTGACGCGAAGGGAGAAGATGAAGCGCTCGCTGTGGAGAGTCCAGGAGCAGATCTTCCAACACCAGGTCCGACTGCTTGATCACGAGCTGCTTACAG GGGATCCTTCAACCAAGGATTTGGAGAAACTCTTCTCTCTGGGCTGGTTGTCGTCTCAGGGTTCACAGTCTCGTTCCTCCTGGAGTCATTCAGGACTGAAGAACAAACAGGGgtttttaaagcagaaaaagaggaagagcagcGACGGAAAAGGCTTCTCTGACTCACCGCACACTCACAAGAAGGACAATCTAAGCAGAACCCTGGAGAGGGAGAGTAAAAACTCTCGGATCAAAGAGCCTGGACTCGCTGAGGCTGTGAGCGACGCCACAATCCAGAACTCTGAGATTAGTCCAGAGGTTCAGTTCCCAAAGCTTCAGCAGCCAGAGGTAATTCAGGAAACGATTAGTGTTAAGCTGCACAAACCTGAGAGCAGGAGAGGCACCAGGAAGGAGGCCCCGGGGCCCGAACAGGAGTCGCTGCCCAGACAGAAACGAGAGATGGACGgtgagcaggaggagaggaggaggaagaggaaaagtgaTGCAACGGAGAGCTTCTCCAGCCAGGTGAGGAACAGGTTCGGGTCAAAACATCTGGAAAAAACCGTGTCCATCCGGCTGGTGGACATCAGAAACTCGGACGCAGACGACTACTTCCTAGACGAAGCGATAACCAAAAGAAGCAGCGTCTCTCTAGACGCGATGAGCAGCACTAAGTTTAACAAAGCCGCCGTGGTGCCAGACGCCGTCGCTGCCACCAAAGCCAACGTTTGGTTAAGGAGAACCCAGGCACACGCCTCCCACAGGCCCAACGGACACGTGGGCGGACATCTCAAGGGCTGGGGGAAGTTCAGGATCCCGAAGAGGAacgagaaggaggaggagaaggctCTGCTCAGACCACTGACTAACACGCCGGAGCCCTCGTACCCCAGGACCCGACTCCGTTCTGGGACTGAGAACGACGGCTACGCCTCGGACTCCAAACCGGGTGACGGTGACGTGGAGCCCTGCTTGAAACGCTGCCACTCCCACCAGCTGAGGGGCGACTCGTCCCTCGGCCGCCGCTACGGGTCTGACATCATCCGCCGAGGCGTCCTGGCCTCCTGA
- the nsd2 gene encoding histone-lysine N-methyltransferase NSD2 produces the protein MDSKGSSLPSMPEPANPISMKQPPESLSVRKGRGDMSSDPALLMDKAAAQLAATLQDGVLQKMAGHSHNNHNHERLKDLTSRVLNGDQDTLTELCAAEPSMLKCAEAPTTNGTHQHNCTPHTEPELKVTIPQVVKQSLFEPCCASGTSLTAATEGTICGPEKGDDAKKRRGKPQKPKPQTNLSSPANPVEPLDYTDAVDGTEAADEHELIPEMTDKTIEESPLLVRFSVGDLVWTKVSGYPWWPCMVTTDPEFSSHFKQKQKANSRSGLLFHVQYFGDSPERGYIFEKNMVSFTGEDQYQELSQGNKQLTSRISHKKTTPSVPRKLQVQWNMGIIQAKEAFSMSLDERLANFAFYYDGDGPHLNPHILEKLKPKQNEINQETESRLSLDLPSLLDPTTSASDVQAESVVPQKKKRRPRQAQSPTKTVRRRKKIAADGTSDPAKKRKSTLVSSTEDISESVSHPVSLPAKRERKKSLKRQLTDTAADKEQQPKKRRKISQDAEKQAPTSEEVEKKRRRKKADKDVKETKRRQKKSKDPLADDQGAEKPKRRRKRKQDGENQVTPAKMKKRRSSPCPDPEGSGSEGRPDSPSDSLDGIKKGERKKEFVCQVCEQAGEDLVSCEGQCCGMFHLHCLGLSLKPDDKLLCQECSTGIHSCFICKQSEGEVRRCHVPHCGKFYHESCVRLNSLTVFDNKGFRCPLHTCLSCHYGCRTKQKSTKGRLMRCLRCPVAYHIGDQCVAAGSEMITNTAFICTNHFNAKKGYSHHSHVNVSWCFVCSKGGQLLCCESCPAAFHPDCLNIAMPDGSWFCNDCRAGKKPKYRDIIWVKLGTYRWWPAEIHHPRNIPTNIQHLRHEIGEFPVFFFGSKDYFWTHQGRVFPYMEGDRGSKYQRTGIGKVFKNALLEAEVRFKEIKMKREAKEAQENSRKPPPYKFIKVNKPFGKVQVYTADISEIPKCNCKPTDERPCGFESECLNRMLQYECHPQVCPNGERCCNQDFTKRLYPETKIIKTPGKGWGLISLRDIKKGEFVNEYIGELIDEEECRARIKYAQENNITDFYMLTIDKDRIIDAGPKGNYSRFMNHSCQPNCETQKWTVNGDTRVGLFAVCDIPAGTELTFNYNLDCLGNEKTVCRCGSSNCSGFLGDRPKNSNGQTAEPKGKRLKRKYKKRKSEGKKKSEDECFRCGDGGQLVLCDKKTCTKAYHLSCLNLTKRPFGRWDCPWHHCDICGKNSEAFCQLCPNSYCKAHQEGALRPWPPTGQLCCLEHEELEGAVNQDQDVGSEPTPPSTTAANAGRPKGSRKAEGAEAKTKGSKRKAAEA, from the exons ATGGACAGCAAAGGTAGCTCACTGCCTTCCATGCCCGAACCAGCCAACCCGATCAGCATGAAGCAGCCACCAGAATCCCTCAGTGTACGGAAGGGTCGGGGAGATATGAGCAGTGATCCTGCTCTGCTAATGGACAAAGCTGCTGCCCAGCTGGCCGCCACACTACAAGACGGTGTGCTTCAGAAGATGGCTGGCCACAGTCATAACAACCACAACCATGAGAGGCTCAAAGATCTCACCTCTCGTGTGCTCAATGGGGACCAAGACACTCTAACAGAGCTTTGTGCTGCAGAGCCATCAATGCTTAAATGTGCTGAAGCTCCTACTACAAATGGCACCCATCAGCACAACTGCACTCCTCATACTGAACCTGAACTGAAGGTGACAATACCGCAGGTGGTCAAGCAGTCGCTGTTTGAGCCATGTTGTGCCAGTGGGACCAGTTTAACTGCCGCCACGGAAGGTACTATATGTGGACCTGAGAAGGGAGATGATGcaaagaaaaggagagggaaACCTCAAAAACCAAAACCTCAAACAAACCTCAGTTCTCCTGCCAACCCTGTGGAGCCACTTGACTACACAGATGCTGTTGATGGAACTGAAGCAGCTGATGag cATGAGCTTATTCCTGAGATGACGGATAAAACTATAGAAGAGTCTCCATTGCTGGTCCGTTTTTCTGTTGGTGATTTGGTTTGGACAAAGGTGTCGGGATACCCCTGGTGGCCTTGCATGGTGACCACAGACCCAGAATTCAGCAGTCatttcaaacagaaacagaaag cCAACAGCAGGTCCGGCCTGCTTTTCCATGTGCAGTATTTTGGAGACTCCCCAGAAAGAGGCTACATCTTTGAGAAGAACATGGTGTCCTTCACTGGGGAGGATCAATACCAGGAGCTTAGCCAGGGCAACAAACAGCTAACCTCTCGCATCAGCCACAAAAAG ACAACTCCCTCTGTACCACGTAAATTGCAGGTACAGTGGAACATGGGCATAATTCAAGCCAAGGAAGCGTTTAGTATGTCGCTGGATGAGCGCCTTGCAAACTTTGCATTTTATTATGATGGTGACGGGCCTCACCTGAACCCCCACATCCTGGAGAAGCTGAAGCCAAAACAGAATGAGATAAACCAGGAAACAGAGTCTCGGCTCAGCCTAGATCTCCCCTCCTTGCTG GATCCCACCACTTCTGCGTCAGATGTACAAGCTGAATCAGTTGTACctcagaagaaaaagagaagaccCAGGCAGGCTCAGTCTCCCACCAAGActgtgaggagaagaaagaaaattgcAGCGGACGGCACTTCTGACCctgcaaagaaaaggaaatcaaCGCTTGTTTCCTCGACAGAAGACATTTCTGAATCGGTCTCGCATCCAGTTTCACTTCCAG ccaagagggagagaaagaagtcATTAAAGAGGCAGCTAACAGACACTGCTGCAGACAAAGAGCAGCAGCCTAAAAAGAGACGCAAAATAAGCCAAGATGCTGAAAAACAG GCCCCAACCTCAGAAGAAGttgagaaaaagaggagaaggaagaaagCTGACAAAGATGTAAAAGAAACTAAGAGACGACAGAAAAAGTCAAAAGATCCTCTTGCTG ATGACCAAGGTGCAGAGAAACCAAAgcggaggaggaaaagaaaacaagatggaGAAAACCAGGTAACACCCGCCAAGATGAAAAAGAGGAGGTCCTCCCCATGTCCTGATCCTGAG GGCTCTGGAAGTGAAGGACGTCCTGATTCTCCAAGTGACAGTTTAGATGGCATAAAGAAGggtgaaaggaagaaagagtTTGTCTGCCAG GTCTGTGAGCAGGCTGGTGAGGACTTGGTGTCCTGTGAAGGCCAGTGTTGTGGGATGTTTCACCTCCACTGTCTGGGTTTATCCCTAAAACCGGACGACAAGCTGCTCTGTCAAGAGTGCAGTACAG GAATTCATTCGTGTTTCATCTGTAAGCAATCAGAGGGCGAAGTGCGTCGCTGCCACGTCCCACACTGTGGCAAGTTTTACCACGAGTCGTGCGTCCGCCTCAACTCCCTCACTGTTTTTGACAACAAGGGCTTCCGCTGCCCGCTCCACACCTGCCTAAGCTGCCACTACGGCTGCCGCACCAAGCAAAAATCCACCAAGG GTAGGTTAATGCGCTGCCTACGGTGTCCAGTAGCGTACCATATTGGTGACCAGTGTGTGGCCGCAGGTAGCGAGATGATCACCAACACAGCCTTTATCTGCACCAACCACTTCAATGCCAAGAAGGGCTACAGCCACCACAGCCACGTCAATGTCAGCTGGTGCTTCGTCTGCTCCAAAG GAGgacagctgctgtgctgtgagtcCTGTCCTGCAGCTTTTCACCCAGACTGCCTGAACATCGCTATGCCTGATGGAAGCTGGTTCTGCAATGACTGCCGGGCTGGAAAGAAACCCAAATATAGAGACATCATCTGGGTCAAACTGGGAACATACAG ATGGTGGCCTGCAGAAATTCACCACCCAAGAAATATCCCCACCAACATCCAGCACCTTCGCCATGAGATTGGagagtttcctgttttcttttttggctcCAAGGATTATTTCTGGACTCACCAGGGTCGAGTGTTTCCATACATGGAGGGAGACCGGGGCAGCAAATACCAGAGGACTGGCATCGgcaaagtttttaaaaatg CTCTTTTGGAGGCTGAAGTTCGATTCAAAGAGATAAAAATGAAACGAGAGGCCAAGGAAGCACAAGAGAACAGCCGAAAACCACCCCCATACAAATTTATCAAG GTTAACAAACCTTTTGGTAAGGTTCAGGTCTACACCGCAGACATTTCTGAGATCCCCAAGTGTAACTGCAAGCCAACAGATGAGAGGCCGTGTGGGTTTGAGTCAGAGTGTCTGAACCGCATGCTGCAGTACGAATGCCACCCTCAAGTGTGTCCCAATGGGGAGCGCTGCTGTAACCAGGACTTCACCAAACGTCTCTACCCAGAGACAAAGATCATCAAAACGCCTGGAAAGGGCTGGGGCTTGATCTCCCTGCGGGACATCAAGAAG GGTGAGTTTGTGAACGAGTACATTGGAGAGCTGATCGATGAGGAGGAGTGCAGAGCAAGGATCAAATATGCCCAGGAAAACAACATCACTGACTTCTACATGCTCACCATCGACAAG GACCGGATCATTGACGCCGGCCCAAAGGGAAACTACTCTCGCTTCATGAACCACAGCTGTCAGCCCAACTGTGAGACACAGAAGTGGACGGTGAACGGCGACACAAGAGTCGGGCTGTTCGCTGTCTGTGACATCCCAGCAG GGACGGAGTTAACCTTTAACTACAACTTAGACTGCCTCGGCAATGAGAAGACTGTCTGTCGCTGTGGCTCTTCCAACTGCAGCGGTTTTCTTGGTGATCGTCCGAAG AACTCAAACGGCCAAACAGCCGAACCAAAAGGAAAGAGGTTgaagagaaaatataaaaagaggaaaagtgagGGGAAGAAGAAATCTGAGGACGAGTGTTTCCGCTGCGGGGATGGAGGACAGCTGGTGCTCTGTGACAAGAAAACCTGCACCAAAGCTTATCACCTGTCCTGCCTGAACCTCACCAAGAGACCTTTCG GCCGCTGGGACTGCCCCTGGCATCACTGTGACATCTGTGGGAAAAACTCCGAGGCTTTCTGCCAGCTCTGCCCCAACTCTTATTGCAAGGCTCACCAGGAGGGGGCGCTGCGTCCCTGGCCTCCCACCGGACAGCTGTGCTGCCTGGAACACGAGGAGCTGGAGGGAGCAGTCAACCAGGATCAGGATGTCGGCTCTGAGCCTACACCGCCCTCCACTACTGCCGCTAATGCTGGCCGTCCTAAAGGCTCCAGGAAGGCAGAAGGAGCTGAGGCTAAAACAAAGGGCTCCAAGAGGAAAGCAGCAGAGGCCTga
- the jade1 gene encoding protein Jade-1 isoform X1, which produces MHLLIIYFPSCLASVPMPELCNQMAMKRSRHHSSSDDSDNGSNSTCWSQHSSQHRRGTGQKPSEVFRTDLITAMKVHDSYQLNPEDYYVLADPWRQEWEKGVQVPVSPQSIPQPVARVLAEKGKEVMFVRPKKLIRTSGTEALGYVDIRTLAEGMCRYDLNEEDVAWLQIINEEFTETAMPPLDEITMERVMEEFEHRCHENMTHAMETEEGLGIEYDEDVVCDVCQSPDGEDNNEMVFCDKCNICVHQACYGIQKVPKGSWLCRICALGILPKCQLCPKKGGAMKPTRSGTKWVHVSCALWIPEVSIGNPEKMEPITNVSHIPSNRWALICCLCKEKTGACIQCSAKNCRTAFHVTCGLTASLEMNTILTEDDEVKFKSYCPKHSGLEGIESREQDSGGEEEKESARDKKGRRRGRVRGEEYAAASSSSPKLKGRESGNPEGLSSRQQDKRVSLRKVKLQEMEDEFYQFVDVEEVAGHLQLPPEVVDFLYQYWKLKRKANFNQPLLTPKKDEEESLARREQEVLLRRLQLFTHLRQDLERVRNLTYMVTRREKMKRSLWRVQEQIFQHQVRLLDHELLTGDPSTKDLEKLFSLGWLSSQGSQSRSSWSHSGLKNKQGFLKQKKRKSSDGKGFSDSPHTHKKDNLSRTLERESKNSRIKEPGLAEAVSDATIQNSEISPEVQFPKLQQPEVIQETISVKLHKPESRRGTRKEAPGPEQESLPRQKREMDGEQEERRRKRKSDATESFSSQVRNRFGSKHLEKTVSIRLVDIRNSDADDYFLDEAITKRSSVSLDAMSSTKFNKAAVVPDAVAATKANVWLRRTQAHASHRPNGHVGGHLKGWGKFRIPKRNEKEEEKALLRPLTNTPEPSYPRTRLRSGTENDGYASDSKPGDGDVEPCLKRCHSHQLRGDSSLGRRYGSDIIRRGVLAS; this is translated from the exons ATGCATCTTCTCATTATTTACTTCCCTTCTTGTTTGGCAAGTGTTCCTATGCCAGAGCTCTGCAATCAGATGGCGATGAAGAGAAGCAGGCACCACAGCAGCAGCGATGACTCCGACAATGGAA GTAATTCTACCTGCTGGTCTCAGCATTCATCACAGCACAGGAGGGGAACTGGACAGAAACCGTCTGAG GTTTTCAGGACAGACCTGATCACAGCCATGAAGGTGCACGACTCGTACCAGTTAAACCCAGAGGACTACTATGTTCTTGCCGACCCGTGGAGGCAGGAGTGGGAGAAGGGTGTCCAGGTCCCCGTCAGCCCCCAGTCCATCCCACAGCCTGTTGCCAG GGTGTTGGCAGAGAAAGGGAAGGAGGTCATGTTTGTCAGGCCAAAGAAGCTGATCCGAACGTCGGGCACAGAGGCGCTGGGCTACGTGGACATACGGACACTGGCGGAGGGAATGTGTCGCTACGACCTAAACGAGGAGGACGTGGCCTGGCTGCAGATCATCAACGAGGAGTTTACAGAGACGG CCATGCCACCTCTGGACGAGATCACCATGGAGCGAGTGATGGAGGAGTTTGAGCACCGCTGCCACGAAAACATGACCCACGCCATGGAGACGGAGGAGGGTTTGGGCATCGAGTACGACGAGGATGTGGTGTGTGACGTGTGCCAGTCGCCCGACGGCGAAGACAACAACGAGATGGTGTTCTGTGACAAGTGCAACATCTGCGTTCaccag GCGTGTTACGGCATCCAGAAAGTCCCAAAGGGCAGCTGGCTGTGCCGAATCTGCGCCCTGGGCATCCTGCCAAAGTGCCAGTTATGTCCCAAGAAGGGGGGAGCCATGAAGCCGACCCGTAGTGGAACCAAGTGGGTCCACGTCAGCTGTGCCTTGTGGATTCCAGAG GTGAGCATCGGGAATCCAGAGAAGATGGAGCCAATCACCAATGTGTCCCACATCCCCAGTAACAGATGGGCCCTGATCTGCTGCCTGTGCAAAGAGAAGACTGGAGCGTGTATACAG tgctcAGCGAAAAACTGCCGAACTGCCTTCCACGTGACGTGCGGCCTCACCGCCAGCCTTGAAATGAACACCATCCTCACCGAGGATGACGAGGTCAAGTTCAAGTCCTACTGCCCCAAACACTCTGGGCTCGAGGGCATCGAGTCCAGGGAACAAGACtcaggaggtgaagaggagaaagagagcgCCAGGGACAAGAAGGGCAGGAGGAGAGGCAGGGTGAGAGGGGAGGAATACGCTGCCGCCTCTTCTTCGTCTCCTAAGCTCAAAGGCAGGGAGTCGGGTAATCCAGAGGGGCTCAGCAGCCGCCAGCAGGACAAGAGAGTCAGTCTCCGCAAGGTGAAGCTGCAGGAGATGGAGGACGAGTTCTACCAGTTTGTCGACGTAGAGGAGGTGGCCGGTCACCTGCAGCTGCCGCCGGAGGTGGTGGACTTCCTCTACCAGTACTGGAAACTGAAACGCAAAGCCAACTTCAACCAGCCGCTCCTCACGCCCAAGAAGGACGAGGAGGAGAGCCTGGCTCGTCGAGAGCAGGAGGTGCTGCTGCGACGCCTGCAGCTCTTCACGCACCTACGCCAGGACCTGGAGAGG GTTCGTAATCTGACCTACATGGTGACGCGAAGGGAGAAGATGAAGCGCTCGCTGTGGAGAGTCCAGGAGCAGATCTTCCAACACCAGGTCCGACTGCTTGATCACGAGCTGCTTACAG GGGATCCTTCAACCAAGGATTTGGAGAAACTCTTCTCTCTGGGCTGGTTGTCGTCTCAGGGTTCACAGTCTCGTTCCTCCTGGAGTCATTCAGGACTGAAGAACAAACAGGGgtttttaaagcagaaaaagaggaagagcagcGACGGAAAAGGCTTCTCTGACTCACCGCACACTCACAAGAAGGACAATCTAAGCAGAACCCTGGAGAGGGAGAGTAAAAACTCTCGGATCAAAGAGCCTGGACTCGCTGAGGCTGTGAGCGACGCCACAATCCAGAACTCTGAGATTAGTCCAGAGGTTCAGTTCCCAAAGCTTCAGCAGCCAGAGGTAATTCAGGAAACGATTAGTGTTAAGCTGCACAAACCTGAGAGCAGGAGAGGCACCAGGAAGGAGGCCCCGGGGCCCGAACAGGAGTCGCTGCCCAGACAGAAACGAGAGATGGACGgtgagcaggaggagaggaggaggaagaggaaaagtgaTGCAACGGAGAGCTTCTCCAGCCAGGTGAGGAACAGGTTCGGGTCAAAACATCTGGAAAAAACCGTGTCCATCCGGCTGGTGGACATCAGAAACTCGGACGCAGACGACTACTTCCTAGACGAAGCGATAACCAAAAGAAGCAGCGTCTCTCTAGACGCGATGAGCAGCACTAAGTTTAACAAAGCCGCCGTGGTGCCAGACGCCGTCGCTGCCACCAAAGCCAACGTTTGGTTAAGGAGAACCCAGGCACACGCCTCCCACAGGCCCAACGGACACGTGGGCGGACATCTCAAGGGCTGGGGGAAGTTCAGGATCCCGAAGAGGAacgagaaggaggaggagaaggctCTGCTCAGACCACTGACTAACACGCCGGAGCCCTCGTACCCCAGGACCCGACTCCGTTCTGGGACTGAGAACGACGGCTACGCCTCGGACTCCAAACCGGGTGACGGTGACGTGGAGCCCTGCTTGAAACGCTGCCACTCCCACCAGCTGAGGGGCGACTCGTCCCTCGGCCGCCGCTACGGGTCTGACATCATCCGCCGAGGCGTCCTGGCCTCCTGA